One region of Bosea sp. 29B genomic DNA includes:
- a CDS encoding TetR/AcrR family transcriptional regulator → MSAMPTRDRILDAAERLFAERGGADGASMRDLAAAAGVRLSQLSYHFGSKEALYRAVFARRAHALALARAQALGEAMARPALDVGEVVAALIGPSVRQRFSEGVQGAAFAVMTAREAVDPREAARGVVAEHFDPTARQFVAALGKAYPQAPEGALVDAYLFMVGALVMTMAAGDRAARLDQPREAVPVVENAEQLLQRLTDFCAAGIDGLLRGR, encoded by the coding sequence ATGTCCGCGATGCCGACGCGCGACCGCATTCTCGACGCTGCCGAGCGGCTCTTTGCCGAGCGCGGCGGCGCCGACGGCGCCTCGATGCGCGACCTTGCAGCCGCGGCCGGCGTGCGGCTCTCGCAGCTCAGCTATCATTTCGGCTCGAAGGAGGCGCTCTATCGCGCCGTCTTCGCCCGCCGGGCCCACGCTCTGGCGCTGGCGCGCGCGCAGGCGCTGGGCGAGGCCATGGCCCGGCCGGCGCTCGATGTCGGCGAGGTCGTCGCCGCCTTGATCGGCCCCTCGGTGCGCCAGCGCTTCAGCGAAGGCGTGCAGGGCGCGGCCTTCGCCGTGATGACCGCCCGCGAAGCGGTCGACCCGCGCGAGGCGGCGCGCGGCGTCGTCGCCGAGCATTTCGATCCAACCGCACGGCAGTTCGTCGCGGCGCTGGGCAAGGCCTATCCGCAGGCACCGGAGGGCGCCCTGGTCGACGCCTACCTCTTCATGGTCGGCGCGCTCGTCATGACCATGGCCGCGGGCGACCGCGCGGCGCGGCTCGACCAGCCGCGCGAGGCTGTCCCGGTCGTGGAGAATGCCGAGCAATTGCTGCAGCGCCTGACCGACTTCTGCGCCGCCGGCATCGACGGCCTGCTGCGGGGCCGCTGA
- a CDS encoding cyclase family protein has product MPGRLVDLSIPLENDVPADPPFQKVRIDYRTHAATANDIAAAFPGLRPEQLPDGMGWAVELATISTHNGTHVDAPWHYHPTQDGGAPALRIDECPLDWFLQPGVKLDFRHLPDGHVVTPDEIDAELARIDHKLSPLEIVIANTRAGARYGQADYVDSGCGFGREATLHLVRQGIKVVGTDGWSWDAPFSHTARRFAETGDASLIWEGHKAGREAGYCQIEKLHNLEALPATGFTISCLPVKVRNGSAGWTRAVAILPD; this is encoded by the coding sequence CTGCCAGGCCGCCTCGTCGATCTGTCGATTCCGCTCGAGAACGACGTTCCTGCCGATCCGCCCTTCCAGAAGGTCAGAATCGACTACCGCACGCATGCGGCGACGGCGAACGACATCGCCGCGGCCTTTCCGGGTCTCAGGCCCGAGCAGCTTCCGGACGGCATGGGCTGGGCGGTCGAGCTCGCGACGATCTCGACCCATAACGGCACCCATGTCGACGCGCCCTGGCATTACCACCCGACGCAGGATGGCGGCGCGCCGGCGCTCCGGATCGACGAATGTCCGCTCGACTGGTTCCTGCAACCCGGCGTGAAGCTCGACTTCCGCCATCTGCCGGATGGGCATGTCGTCACCCCCGACGAGATCGACGCCGAACTGGCGCGGATCGACCATAAGCTCAGCCCGCTGGAGATCGTCATCGCCAATACGCGGGCTGGCGCCCGCTATGGCCAGGCCGATTATGTCGATTCCGGCTGCGGTTTCGGCCGCGAGGCGACGCTGCATCTGGTCCGGCAGGGCATCAAGGTGGTCGGCACCGATGGCTGGAGCTGGGATGCGCCGTTCAGCCACACTGCCCGCCGTTTCGCCGAGACCGGCGACGCCTCGCTGATCTGGGAGGGCCATAAGGCCGGGCGCGAGGCGGGCTACTGCCAGATCGAGAAGCTGCACAATCTCGAAGCGCTGCCGGCGACCGGCTTCACGATCAGCTGCCTGCCAGTGAAGGTCCGCAACGGCTCGGCCGGCTGGACCCGCGCCGTGGCGATCCTGCCGGACTAG
- a CDS encoding 3-keto-5-aminohexanoate cleavage protein: protein MSKVIITCAVTGGIHTPTMSDHLPITPDEIASQAIAAAEAGAAILHLHARDPRDGRPTPDPAVFMEFLPRIKQATDAVVNITTGGGLTMTVEERLAAPLKAAPEMCSLNMGSMNFALHPLAEKYSDWKHPWEQPYLANTKDFIFRNTFGDIERIYKLLGEGHGTKFEHECYDVGHLYNLAHCLDRGWFRPPVFLQLIFGILGGIGADLDNLMFMKRTADKLFGKDYHWSVLAAGRHQMAFCTQAAMLGGNVRVGLEDSLFIGRGKLATSNAEQVAKIRRIVEELGYEVATPEEARATLGLKGGDRVNF, encoded by the coding sequence ATGAGCAAGGTCATCATCACCTGCGCCGTCACCGGCGGCATCCATACCCCGACCATGTCGGACCATCTGCCGATCACGCCGGACGAGATCGCCAGCCAGGCGATCGCGGCGGCAGAAGCCGGCGCGGCGATCCTGCATCTGCATGCCCGCGATCCCCGGGACGGCCGCCCGACGCCGGACCCGGCCGTGTTTATGGAGTTCCTGCCGCGGATCAAGCAGGCGACCGATGCCGTCGTGAACATCACCACCGGCGGTGGCCTGACCATGACGGTCGAGGAGCGCCTCGCCGCGCCGCTCAAGGCCGCGCCGGAGATGTGCTCGCTCAATATGGGCTCGATGAATTTCGCGCTGCACCCGCTGGCGGAGAAGTACAGCGACTGGAAGCATCCCTGGGAGCAGCCTTACCTCGCCAACACCAAGGACTTCATTTTCCGCAACACCTTCGGCGACATCGAGCGCATCTACAAGCTGCTCGGCGAAGGCCACGGCACCAAGTTCGAGCACGAATGCTACGATGTCGGCCACCTCTACAATCTCGCCCATTGCCTCGATCGCGGCTGGTTCCGGCCGCCGGTCTTCCTGCAATTGATCTTCGGCATCCTGGGCGGCATCGGCGCCGATCTCGACAACCTGATGTTCATGAAGCGCACCGCCGACAAGCTCTTCGGCAAGGACTACCACTGGTCCGTGCTCGCCGCCGGGCGCCATCAGATGGCTTTCTGCACGCAGGCCGCGATGCTGGGCGGCAATGTCCGTGTCGGGCTGGAGGACAGCCTGTTCATCGGCAGGGGCAAGCTCGCCACCTCCAATGCCGAGCAGGTCGCCAAAATCCGCCGCATCGTCGAGGAACTCGGCTACGAGGTCGCGACGCCCGAGGAGGCCCGCGCCACGCTCGGCCTCAAGGGCGGCGACCGCGTGAACTTCTAG